The Sesamum indicum cultivar Zhongzhi No. 13 linkage group LG6, S_indicum_v1.0, whole genome shotgun sequence genomic interval ataatatgTAATACgaatatttgatttcattcacactttttataatatagtaatcTTTATCAATGGTTTTgtgcctatttttttttggggaatGGATATTTGTGGTGATTGTTTAGAATTAGCATTTAAATCTTGTgatatatactttttcaagGAGCAATTTCTGTCgtatattgttgaaaatattaaaatttcctctactatattataaatgatgaAGAAAACCATATAATATAGGCAGTAGCTAtactttaaataattaaattacatttttagtctATCTTAGTACAAATTGAAAGccctttttgttgatttaattgattgtCATTCGTCTTTTAACCTATTTTACTCttcaaaattgttattataaatgacaatttatttacttaatttttatttaatatctaaCCTAACTGTTTTAATATGATAAGTGATCTAATTAATGCTCATTTATCTTTATGCTAGGAAGTCTGTCAGTGCATTAACTCCATTGtgtttttgtgaatttttctAGTCATTTTGTGTTGTGCactataaaaagattattttagtGGGACGATTTTTGTAAcgtcttttttattaatttataacgttttttttaattgtaatggTCTTCATAATGAAAAGACCTACCGCAGTTAAACGAGGcgttacaatttttttttaacgattttatagttttactaaaataaaaattaaaaataataccaGAATAAATCAAAAGACACTCGAATTAACATTATTGAAGGCCTAAATTAATACTTGAGGAGATCAAAGTGTCAAGTTCCACCTCCGAAGttgtcaaaattgaaaatcacatccttgaattaaaaaataaaaaatttcaatacagATTTTATAcccacaaaatatttaattagattaaaatattcatttgtGCAAAATGAGTGTGCCAGAAACCAGATTGCCTCCACCTCCTCCATATTTATCCAAATGCTATTGGGTTGGGAAACATTTTAACTGTTATGTTTCATgggatgtaatttattttattattagcattatgtatgtatatatgttccAATGAGTGTATATATGGACACAGTGATgttatctaaaaataagtttggagtCTGGGTTTGAAAACTACGGACgtttataaataaagaagCAAGAAGCAGTTGGGGATCATAAGAAATTTTCTCCGATTCTTCAAAGCataatagtttaaatttttaagtctttgtagtttttaattttcagttttatgggggtttccccaacgaGTCAAGTCCTCTTTTCATATGAGAGACCAAtcagttgtctcctccaactgaaaaaataatattttatgtaatattccATATActtcttcaataaaagtaagatttttatacaatttgttgtccaaaattctattaagtctcTATATTGGAGTACTTTCTAAGGTAGCAAACGAAATAGGATTGTGTTGTTTGTTGTTGAATGAGCCAAGTACCTGAGAACCATATGTTGGGatagtgtggttggaggaagttCGTAAAATCGAGGGTAATGCTTAAGCGTGAATCATGTTTGTgctttaattatagttaataataaatagttgtagcaaatagttattaacTACGGTCACATATTGGTTGGTGGCCGTGGTTTTTGCGAAGGTGGCTAAACATTTGCTATGGTTAAAAGTcaagacaaatattttgaccatagCTCTTAACcgtggcaaataattttttcatgatagaaAAGCTAGTTTTCTGAATTATTGTTTGACCATAGTTTGTGACGTTCGTAGAATTTTCcacgtaattgggagactaattggtaattattagaattttacatttaattagtaaacaaattatagactaaatttgagatataataaaatttgaacggattaaattggagtttgttataatatttgaaagcaaattatattaattaagaaaattaggaagtatgtaatgggtattttaagaaaaatttaattaaataaataaaataataataatattatatataataatatgtttatataaacatatatatatatatatatatataaaatgataagagaagagagagtgGATGAGAGTGGCGGCCACCTCTCCTCTCTCATTACACctatatatatgacatatacatatatataaatttctacTTCAGAAATTTGCAATTCCTCGCGGGCGAAAGAAGAAATAggtaatttatgttttaatttttattaatgtatataattatattatttaatttgtctttttattaaatatactttatataGAACGATGTACTATTTTACcagagtattttatgattttggctatttaaattagtgtcgtatTAACTATCacatttgctataaaaatgatatagttgagtaattaaaatattagattttttagatttaattattattatagctaatttacacaattccattgaaatgattaaccaaatacgtaATTCTATGTtttgttgcttaattaaattatatagtagcGATAAactgatagaaaattcataaaaatatctcgaaaaattatatttaagaaatattatgttattaaagaggaaaaatgagattttaaCGATAATATCATTtacggatgttattaaaaactatagttataaatatatataaaaggtttgattaaatgaattctcatgaattatttggtaaattaaatatatgtttgaaaagcttagaaaatgtagttatttaaaagaaaatagaatagGGATTGGaccttaatataaatagaatattacaAGATTGGTAGAAAATATACGAACATTGTATAATagtttatttagagtttatgatattgtatatatattgattatacgtataatattttgttataggacgtgacgacaaagtagatggttgagcagtccctcgtgaaatcgaagcattttgagatataaggtaagtatagctaattggatttatatatatatatatatctatatgtgtactattgtatatattatatatattgggttCTTGGATGCGAACGTGAACTTtgcattatattattatgcgtggctttcgtatattgattgtttatataattagttgtggattatttgttagattaccttAATATCGGTAGAATTGCTACTATGTGTCATATGtgtttgtaatagttggaCGTCAGAATGGTATGATGACgtgatcgtataattgattgtgatgaaatcaaattgggagttattattgaggaagtgattattataaagaatagaatgacgattgtgagttgaaataaaagatgatgcttacctagttgggaacacagtcaatggtttatgaaaatgtgattgataatgagatatgaaaaatatatgatttaagctaggtaccatggcgcgtagggtaccgggatATTTCGGCGCAGCGGAGAATATCCTATATTGTTAGCTACACAcaggggtggtgtgggggtaccatgtttgttgcgATGTCCTGTACtaatattgctacacagctgaaGTAAAAGAGTATGGGGACATCACACAAcgaatatcctgtgctgtatatgatatgacaatggccggcgaaaccattgactgatgtactccagctagagtaagtggggcccttaactaataaatgataacgaATGAATATTATGTCGCGGATTGGTTTAcagttgtgagtatgtattacttcttatatctgatgttgctaTATGATGAATGACTATTGTCGATGTGACTGTATTTACGTGAATCATTacctatgtatatatatagaggctgattagttatacttattgagtaggcagctcattccttgccacgtacttttcaggagataggcaCATTGACTAGCCACATCGGACTTCGAGCCGTGATGtggtctttattaggtgggtcagtcGGAACATCTGAAACcagagtttttgattgttgggttgttaaatattttggtcttttatcgggatttgtgttttaggttgtggtatgatttttcttgaggttatgtacatgagaaCATCCAGTGAAGgtgaatataaacttttggagGTATCTATAATCttttgtggtatatatatattattaataaattaaaatttattttacgagttgaaagagaattacttatagaatgagttctgattaaaaaaaagatgaaatagtaataattagatgtagcgagtaggggatGCTACATAgttaaaataatcatttattataatttttagtcataattattagtattgcagctaataatttttttttggtactgTGTTCATtatttggtgttttttttgtttgagcTCACATTTATAGAAGTCTGTAAGTGGGCTCTGttctttgtttgattttttgtctGTAATGAAACTTTCATGGCTTTCCACTTAAGAAAAATCTATGAGCAGGTAGGTTATAGATTATGTAAAATCATaagaaattgcaaaatttaaaaaccaGATTTGTGCTaatggaaaacaaaagagatagttaattacacttacagTACCTCTAAAAATGCGAAATTATCtttttgtctaaaaaaattccaaaattacaGTTACAATTTTTTCGAAAATTCACCGTTTATACTTGACTCATTTAGTTATGGTTTGGACAAATAATGCTGaagttagtaaaaaatttacataaatttttattttaccctttatttaatattttcatgtaacaATTTGTACCTATAagggaaaaaatgtaatgatgttaaccacattatatatgtatatatattatatttattcatttaagtACAAAAACATACACGAAAATGTTATATGaagggcaaaattaaaaattttatgtatttttttgctaacttCGACATTTTTAATTCAGAATAGCATCAAGTGTAAAAGGAGAATTTTCAGAGAGATGTAACTGTAATTTCAGAACATTTCAAGGAAAAAGGTATATTTCACATTTCAAAAGGGGTTTAAGTATATAATCAACtccaaaaaatactattttttgttctttctttttctttttactttctcGGGGGCGAGGTGTTATTATAGcacaatttgaagaaaatcaaCTAAATTTGGGTGTAAAACAACAAACGTAGTTGTTCCCTTCTTCTACTAAAAGATAAATCGTAGAAGAAGAAGTAGATTTTGCTcgaatcaaatttgataatatgtgatcaatcacatcaaaaatattattttatatatataaaaaatacgctcatcattttaattcagactaaattttctataagtttattaataatatctccataaaaattaatgaatgatgagtttacaattgaatttatagtctttgattacaaaaattacaaagatgTAGGAGCAGCAAGAGGAGCAGCAACTGGCCCAGGGGTGACGCCATCATGACTCAAAATTGCCAACATGGCTCGATGATTCTCTTCTTGATTCTTGCAAAGAGTTGGCAAAGATACTCCTACACAATTTATAGCATCTATTTAGTTAATGATCGAATCTTGGGTCCATCCGTGTTGCAAAAAACAAATCATTGAATATATGCTTTGATTATGCTTCAAGAAATACTGAATATACAAGCAAggtatattaataaaaagagattactaagtaatattttatatggaataattatagaaaattaccTTCACTGGCAGCAAGATTGAAAAAGAGGTCAACAATGTTAGGGCAGTTATGGTAGCAAGCAGGAGAACAGAGATGGGCAGTGAACTCCGATGAGAGAAAGACGTCGGAGGATATTCCTACGGATTCACGGCAAACACCGCACGCTTTCACACATTGTTCTGTCTCAATGTATCCAGATAATTTCTCCACCACAACCTCTGATGTCTTacactttttttcttgtgtattTTTATGGCTCTCCAACACACACCTCTTTCCCGATGATGCAATCGCAAAAGAACACAAGTTTGCAGGTAAATTATCACAAATCACGTCCGCtgtacaaaacaaaaattagaaaaatattcaatcatattattacaaaaaaatgtataatatgtatgtatgtctaattttttaacatatttattgTTATCATTATGAGAATCAAAATGATACAGAATATAACACAATATCTGAATATATATGGAAGGCATACCTAGTGTTCCCTGAATGAAGAGAGAGCAAGTAAAGAAGAGAATCAATGATAATTTCATTGAAGAACccattattttgttttgatgtggggtttcttttctttgccttttgttttctttcttttttcttttggggtGGAGGTGTTGGAGATTTCTGATGTGATGGAATTTATATACAATGAAGAAGAGGGAGAGAGGGGGAGGGAGAAAATTTTTGTGACCACAAAAATTttgttgagaaaaaaatacaaagtctTTGAATCCTCTAAACCACAAAAGCTATATGTATGTCCTTAAAAATAggggtaattatttaaaaaatatagaaaaaataaaaaattagaaatgtaacgtgaattgaaaatatttagaaaagtaatttacaattaaaaaaaaaaaggaatttcctatgtcaccgcggtgacatagatttaaaaacaaaaaattaatgattacCACGgtggtaattatattttaaaaaaaataaattaatgagcTACAGCTGTAACTGATCGTGGTGGCAATAatctatgtattttatataaatctaattagaattaataaaattaattaatttattaaaaatatatattaatgaatcaGGGATTAGAGTGGGCGTGACGGTATGGTTGGGAAGAagggtaaattttttaaaataaataatttaataatttaaaatatcttattaataaataaattagtattttattaattataatataatttatataaaatacataaattattttttaattttaattttagtaaaatttagttataaataaaaatagaggataaataaatttttaattttaataatttttctaaggGATAACttgcatattaattaaataatttaatattttaattattaaaaggtgaAACTTTATACaaagattcaataaaaaactattataataatttatatttaaattaaaaattagtataaataataaaaaaagtataaggggTCACATTactcattttaaatattacttttacaCTCCTTCGactttttgataattataaaaacaccCCTAAGGGCATTTCTatccttgaaaaattattttacagcTTGACCTAGTCAATAGGGGcatttttgagttttaaagGGGTCCAGGGgtggtttctgtaatttttcaaaaggaaGGGGTAGTTCGTGTAATTTTCTTTgctttgacaaaaaaaaattaatacacacATATCTTCGccgaataaaaaaaagttgcatATCCCGATCCTTCTTTATAGGCAACACTGTCTCTCTCCtttatccaaatttaaatcttatgtatttaaaatatatatgtaacttAAAATCATTCCTACACtccatacaaaattatttctagCTCAGCAAATGTAGTACTACgagatattttcataaatccCATCATACGACGATCATAACTTACAGAACCATTTCAATTAATTCTTTGACCTCCAAAATGTATAACAATATCAACTATGTTCTGCTCTATCATATCTtcacaacaaaaacaaatacatatCAAAATCTcaacttttaataatattataataagaatCTTCAAATGCATAACTAACAGAaaactttaataaaaagaCTTACTATAACCTTTTTTAATGGTAAATCTTCAACTTGTTACAAGAATAATAGAAAGAAGGTCTTTTTTactgaagaagaaaacataatTGTGAATGAAAATGGAGTTAAGGtgtttaaaacacaaaaaaccatgatattttttgtgcAGTTTTATTGGACGAATGGGTCCTATCCTTCCTATCATTGAGTGCAGCCTGCAGGAAATTTAAATGTTTTCTAAAAATGTGGCAGCACCGCGAAATGGGGTATTGGTGCTgcctatatatttttaaacctTGAAAAAGTACCTCacctttgtaaaatttttttttttgatattttttaaataatttctcaatcTGTTTCACCTCAAAGAGTATAATTCTTTaagttcaaataaaaaaaaaaaaatagagtatttctcaattttcttatttgaatGTAACATATTGGGCAAAATTACAcgttttagtcccataaaaaatatgagcttaaaaaattatagccctctactttacaaaatttttaaataatcccaaaattaaaaaaactctACAGCTTAGTCATGCGTTTGGATATTCAAAATGGTCCCAAAACTGACAAAAAttcgacacatttagtcctctGCCTTATAGAATTTATGgaactaaatattttgaattttttcaagttttggacaatattgaaaaatttataaagcatagaattaaatatgtagagtttttccaattttcggatattttgaaaatatcgtaaagcatataattaaaaataaagaacccCTATCATATAGaactaaatatgtaattttgccaatatactaatttaaaacAAGATGTGTGATGGGGATAGACCAGCAATGGTAGCGAAAACatcaaaatacccttatagAATAAGGAtctgcataatttttttgctcgGGTCATGTGCCACCCGGTTTGACCCGACCCATTGTCCGcaactataatttttgatTAGTAAGTACTTAGAAGATCGAAATCACGACATGTGAACCTGTAAAATTACAGACACTTGGCCTATAAACACCCAAAGATATTTTGGTGCTTGATACATTATTACTGTCACAAAAGCTTCCCTACTTTTCCTTCGATTTCACTTCTACTGAATTACACATCAGATGGTCTTTGTTAGGAATTACCCAACAAACTTAATTATAGCACCCCCTACTtcactatatttaattatcactatttcaccATTTCCTTAATTACAACTGTTCTATAAGCAATTTCTTTGCaacccataaaataaattttattttgtcaatataatatataaatattacaagagATAATAGATAtcaccaaaaatttatatttactctctCCAGATATCCTCATATAAATAACCTCAAAGGAAAATAGCGCAAAAATCagcattacaaaattttaaacccGAACCCGCCAAAAGACAAGTATATTTAATAACCACACAACCAAAAGGTCGGGTTTTAAATGTCACGGCTAacccacctaataagaatAATGGCATGGCTCAAAGTCCAGTATATCTATTTAGTGTGatctatctcctgaaaagtacgtgagAGGAATAAGTAGCCTACTCAGTAATTATAGCTActagtctatatatataaacatgagttaattatttttttattatagaaaaaaaattattttatcataattatttttaaaagaataacacaaatatgacgagtcgcgatttgaaatcgcgactcgtcattaaatatttaaaaaaataggcaaaatttCCCAAGTCGGGAAACAAAATCCCGACTTCAAGTCGGGATTTTGAATCCCGACTTGGAGTCGGGATCTTAAAACCCGACTTCAAGTCGGGATCCTGAATCCCGACTTGAAGTCAGGATTTTATTTCCCGACTTGggaattttgctttttttttttcgtttaaattattattatataatttaatttatatataattaattttaacaatatactaaaatccaaaattaataaaattaacattgcattaacttaaaaaattacaattaagggtacaaatgtaatagttatttattttgtacaattgtaaaaaattacattaaatttataaatgtaaaagtgtatatttttgtacaattgtaaaaaatacaaaaaatatacaattaatccTGGCTACCCGGTACTGGCACATCCGATTGTGTTgaagaatttctttgttgtgctTGTTGTCGTGCACGCCTTTGCGCccaatccatctcgttgtgaatacgTGTTGTTTGATTTCGACCAGGGCGCGACGAGATGCGAATAGTAGGATCGTGGACCAACTCAAATCCCGGTACATCCCAATAATCTTCGGAATGTACAGGTTCAAATGACTTAgaatatgtattcttataaGTCATTATATCGTAATAATCCTTCACCATTGATGCAGCATTAATCATGAATGCAGCGCATACCTTTTGAGCGTGACTGCAAGGTataccaaattgagtccatttgccgcaagaacattctcggttcgcaattttgacaacatgggtGTTGACTCCATGTCCACCGTGACGTCTTGTAACAACCGAGGCGGACTGTTGGAACTGATGGTGTTTGGTGACGGTATGTTCAACAGAATTTTGATGCCCACGTGTGAACATCTTATATGCAAAACCCGTCCACAGTTGGTTGTTGGTCAACATTACAGTACTTCTTGCTAACCTCTCACGGAAATAATGGACACTTCGCTGAAACGTCATCTCAGCAATTGCTGTCAACGGTAGGCGGCGAGCCCCTTTCAATACTCCATTTATGCATTCCGACATATTTGTCGTCAGAATTCCGCATCGCCATCCACCGTCATGTGATGCTGTCCATTTTTCCTTGTCGATCCTATCTAACCACTGAAACGCCTCGAGGGACTGTTTCTTTATCTCCTCCATAGtgcgattgaattttctgatctGATATTCAGAGCCAGCTCTCCAACAACGATCCTTCAACACgacatttttgtatttactgtTGAAATTGGAACACACGTGCCGCAAGTAATATCGGTGCACGCCGTTAGGTGGCACGAAATCCAGACATTCACGTACAGCTCTTGTGATACCAGCATAGCGGTCAGAAATAAGGCAGATACCCCGTCGCCCTCGTATAATGTGTCTGCTCAATTGTCTAAGAAACCACTTCCAAGATAAAAGTGATTCTTCATCGACAACAGCAAAAGCAAGAGGAAGTACCTGTTGATTTCCATCCATGGCAGCAGCAATCAACATCTTGTGCTTGTACTTTGTGTATAGATGGGTCCCATCTACACTGATAAGGTTGCGACAGTGTTGGAACCCTTCAATGCACGGCTTGAACGCCCAGAATACCTACCCTATCACATATGCACCGGTTGATGTGTCGCGGGCTTTATGTTGCCATTCAACAATCGTTCctggattatatttttggagggCTTCCAAGTATTTGGGTAGCTTTTGAACGGAGCTCTCCCATGTGCCATAAACCATCTCACGTGCCATTTTCAAACTGTACCATGCCTTTTGATATGCTATATCGTATCCGGTATGGTCTTTCACAGTCTGGATGACATGCTTGATTCCGTACGACGGGTTGCATTTTACATGTCCTAACAATAAAGAGCCAACGTAGCTTTTGAACGGAGCTCTCCCATGTGCCATAAACCATCTCACGTGCCATTTTCAAATGTACCATGCCTTTTGATATGCTATATCGTATCCGGTATGGTCTTTCACAGTCTGGATGACATGCTTGATTCCGTACGACGGGTTGCATTTTACATGTCCTAACAATAAAGAAGCAACATATACTCTATCTAAATTACCGTGTTCGAGGGacatttgattcaatataCATGTATGGTCCCCTCCGTATTTTGTTATTGCCCACCTTTCCATTTTTGGTTTGTAAATGCCTCGCAGCTCCCATCTACACCGCATAGctgcaaaaaataaacacGAATNNNNNNNNNNNNNNNNNNNNNNNNNNNNNNNNNNNNNNNNNNNNNNNNNNNNNNNNNNNNNNNNNNNNNNNNNNNNNNNNNNNNNNNNNNNNNNNNNNNNNNNNNNNNNNNNNNNNNNNNNNNNNNNNNNNNNNNNNNNNNNNNNNNNNNNNNNNNNNNNNNNNNNNNNNNNNNNNNNNNNNNNNNNNNNNNNNNNNNNNNNNNNNNNNNNNNNNNNNNNNNNNNNNNNNNNNNNNNNNNNNNNNNNNNNNNNNNNNNNNNNNNNNNNNNNNNNNNNNNNNNNNNNNNNNNNNNNNNNNNNNNNNNNNNNNNNNNNNNNNNNNNNNNNNNNNNNNNNNNNNNNNNNNNNNNNNNNNNNNNNNNNNNNNNNNNNNNNNNNNNNNNNNNNNNNNNNNNNNNNNNNNNNNNNNNNNNNNNNNNNNNNNNNNNNNNNNNNNNNNNNNNNNNNNNNNNNNNNNNNNNNNNNNNNNNNNNNNNNNNNNNNNNNNNNNNNNNNNNNNNNNNNNNNNNNNNNNNNNNNNNNNNNNNNNNNNNNNNNNNNNNNNNNNNNNNNNNNNNNNNNNNNNNNNNNNNNNNNNNNNNNNNNNNNNNNNNNNNNNNNNNNNNNNNNNNNNNNNNNNNNNNNNNNNNNNNNNNNNNNNNNNNNNNNNNNNNNNNNNNNNNNNNNNNNNNNNNNNNNNNNNNNNNNNNNNNNNNNNNNNNNNNNNNNNNNNNNNNNNNNNNNNNNNNNNNNNNNNNNNNNNNNNNNNNNNNNNNNNNNNNNNNNNNNNNNNNNNNNNNNNNNNNNNNNNNNNNNNNNNNNNNNNNNNNNNNNNNNNNNNNNNNNNNNNNNNNNNNNNNNNNNNNNNNNNNNNNNNNNNNNNNNNNNNNNNNNNNNNNNNNNNNNNNNNNNNNNNNNNNNNNNNNNNNNNNNNNNNNNNNNNNNNNNNNNNNNNNNNNNNNNNNNNNNNNNNNNNNNNNNNNNNNNNNNNNNNNNNNNNNNNNNNNNNNNNNNNNNNNNNNNNNNNNNNNNNNNNNNNNNNNNNNNNNNNNNNNNNNNNNNNNNNNNNNNNNNNNNNNNNNNNNNNNNNNNNNNNNNNNNNNNNNNNNNNNNNNNNNNNNNNNNNNNNNNNNNNNNNNNNNNNNNNNNNNNNNNNNNNNNNNNNNNNNNNNNNNNNNNNNNNNNNNNNNNNNNNNNNNNNNNNNNNNNNNNNNNNNNNNNNNNNNNNNNNNNNNNNNNNNNNNNNNNNNNNNNNNNNNNNNNNNNNNNNNNNNNNNNNNNNNNNNNNNNNNNNNNNNNNNNNNNNNNNNNNNNNNNNNNNNNNNNNNNNNNNNNNNNNNNNNNNNNNNNNNNNNNNNNNNNNNNNNNNNNNNNNNNNNNNNNNNNNNNNNNNNNNNNNNNNNNNNNNNNNNNNNNNNNNNNNNNNNNNNNNNNNNNNNNNNNNNNNNNNNNNNNNNNNNNNNNNNNNNNNNNNNNNNNNNNNNNNNNNNNNNNNNNNNNNNNNNNNNNNNNNNNNNNNNNNNNNNNNNNNNNNNNNNNNNNNNNNNNNNNNNNNNNNNNNNNNNNNNNNNNNNNNNNNNNNNNNNNNNNNNNNNN includes:
- the LOC105164481 gene encoding uncharacterized protein LOC105164481, giving the protein MGSSMKLSLILFFTCSLFIQGTLADVICDNLPANLCSFAIASSGKRCVLESHKNTQEKKCKTSEVVVEKLSGYIETEQCVKACGVCRESVGISSDVFLSSEFTAHLCSPACYHNCPNIVDLFFNLAASEGVSLPTLCKNQEENHRAMLAILSHDGVTPGPVAAPLAAPTSL